The Cellulophaga sp. L1A9 genome window below encodes:
- a CDS encoding DUF5691 domain-containing protein, with protein sequence MSHLLQHLKDVALLGTEKREIDISLLPPNIAQIYKDNDFENNETAFLSLLSIITYYQKAGALPLKHDGSPVFEGITEQQTYAPDELHHVFLKINNFLENEILKEFLFVEYLQLLHQHNWMASKPTIPYLVIWYNLTNKKNQHKIKKVIGNKGRSLLEEKSVLIRSEDIWDEGSFDAKKQYLETLRKKNPERGLALLLSTWNGDSITHKLAYLKIIAATLVSTDIPFLEDVFENEFAYAEKEKKTYGACRQTIAGALLALEDSKLHAEVSQNLRRYIKTPKGLLAKMFKDSNSLLLLPSEEDGFWNSTRLLKSYGVADTSIDIAYFSNSISYLMAFYVENISLLNWAAILNIPIPKVIDFFVNDKQFQNTIKGVTNSYLLRPLLQSSIKYPNILVSRELLTLKQLHVDDVLMLLNHIPQEEWEHYIKKNELYLDPHYLNTFPIAKGIWSQEFSELWLRWSLRNFDKKFNFNYQLASIVPKFFNFNSLPLLEKKHIELSNELTNKQSWDKHLYDPIHETASIRQLLNPFQQK encoded by the coding sequence ATGAGTCATCTATTGCAACATCTAAAAGATGTAGCCTTATTGGGCACAGAAAAAAGAGAGATAGATATTTCTCTTTTACCTCCTAATATCGCTCAGATTTATAAGGATAATGATTTTGAAAATAATGAGACAGCTTTCTTAAGTCTATTATCTATAATTACGTATTACCAAAAAGCAGGTGCGCTGCCTTTAAAGCATGATGGCAGTCCTGTTTTTGAAGGGATAACAGAACAACAAACGTATGCACCCGATGAACTACATCATGTTTTTTTGAAAATCAATAATTTTTTAGAAAACGAAATTTTAAAAGAATTTTTATTCGTTGAATATTTACAGCTACTTCATCAACACAATTGGATGGCGAGCAAACCTACCATACCGTATCTTGTTATTTGGTACAATCTTACCAATAAAAAAAATCAGCATAAAATTAAAAAAGTAATAGGGAATAAGGGCAGAAGTTTATTAGAGGAGAAATCTGTTTTGATTCGTTCAGAAGATATATGGGATGAAGGGAGTTTCGATGCTAAAAAACAGTATTTAGAAACATTGAGAAAAAAGAATCCTGAAAGGGGACTGGCTTTATTATTGTCTACATGGAACGGAGATTCTATTACTCATAAATTAGCATATCTAAAAATAATAGCTGCGACTTTAGTGAGTACCGACATACCATTCCTAGAGGACGTGTTCGAAAATGAATTTGCTTATGCAGAGAAAGAAAAGAAAACATATGGTGCTTGTCGTCAAACAATAGCAGGAGCTCTACTTGCGTTGGAAGATTCAAAATTACATGCAGAAGTAAGTCAAAATTTAAGAAGATATATAAAAACGCCAAAAGGATTATTGGCTAAAATGTTTAAGGATTCTAATAGTCTCTTATTGCTTCCTTCAGAAGAGGATGGTTTTTGGAATAGTACAAGACTTTTAAAGTCTTATGGTGTTGCGGATACTAGTATTGATATTGCTTATTTTTCTAATTCAATTTCCTATCTAATGGCATTTTATGTTGAAAATATCTCGCTTTTAAACTGGGCAGCTATTTTAAATATTCCAATACCTAAGGTTATTGATTTTTTTGTAAACGACAAACAATTTCAAAATACGATTAAGGGTGTTACGAATAGTTATTTATTACGTCCTTTATTACAATCATCAATTAAATATCCAAATATTCTTGTGAGTAGAGAGTTATTGACGTTAAAACAATTACATGTAGATGATGTTTTGATGCTTTTAAATCATATTCCACAAGAGGAATGGGAACATTACATAAAAAAAAATGAGCTGTATTTAGATCCCCACTATTTAAATACATTTCCGATAGCAAAAGGAATTTGGTCTCAAGAATTTTCGGAATTATGGTTGCGTTGGAGTTTGAGAAATTTTGATAAAAAGTTTAATTTCAATTATCAGTTAGCTTCAATAGTACCTAAATTTTTTAATTTCAATTCATTACCGTTACTAGAAAAAAAACATATAGAACTTTCAAACGAATTAACTAATAAACAGTCTTGGGATAAGCATTTATACGATCCTATTCATGAAACCGCTAGTATTAGGCAACTGTTAAATCCTTTTCAACAAAAATAA
- a CDS encoding AAA family ATPase — protein MSTLREHAEVEFLEEIQALQKIDKESRPTNWELSPQAVVDYLMGKKLANGFIVTPKYIGDRRLMEIAVATLTTDRALLLYGIPGTGKSWVSEHIAAAISGDSKLLIQGTSGTSEESIRYGWNYAKLLAEGPSEDALVSTPLMAAMKTGKIARIEELTRISADVQDNLITILSEKLLPIPEINTEVQAQKGFNVIATANNKDKGVNDLSSALKRRFNTVILPTPKTAEEEINIVTTRVAKMAKSLELPVALPTLQDIQRIVSIFRELRMGVTEDGRIKIKSPSSTMSTAEAISVVNSGLSLSAYFGDGKLNSHDIASSLIGAIVKDPIQDKVIWEDYLDTVVKPREGWKDIYRACKEVSL, from the coding sequence ATGAGTACACTTAGAGAACATGCAGAAGTAGAGTTTCTTGAAGAAATTCAGGCCCTTCAAAAAATAGATAAAGAAAGTAGACCTACAAATTGGGAATTGTCACCACAGGCAGTGGTAGACTATCTTATGGGAAAAAAACTAGCGAATGGTTTTATCGTGACGCCAAAATATATAGGTGATCGTAGATTAATGGAGATAGCTGTAGCGACACTAACTACAGATAGGGCACTTTTACTTTATGGCATTCCTGGTACTGGAAAATCATGGGTTTCAGAACATATAGCAGCAGCTATTTCTGGTGATTCAAAACTTTTAATCCAAGGAACTTCCGGTACCAGTGAGGAATCTATACGATATGGTTGGAATTATGCAAAGTTATTAGCGGAAGGTCCATCGGAAGATGCTTTGGTATCTACTCCTTTAATGGCGGCTATGAAAACAGGCAAAATTGCTCGTATAGAAGAATTAACCCGTATTTCTGCTGATGTACAGGACAATTTAATTACAATCCTTTCTGAAAAATTATTGCCCATACCTGAAATTAATACAGAAGTGCAAGCCCAAAAAGGCTTTAATGTAATCGCAACTGCAAATAACAAGGATAAGGGTGTAAATGATTTGTCATCGGCATTAAAAAGGAGGTTTAATACGGTCATCCTTCCTACTCCTAAAACAGCAGAAGAGGAAATTAATATAGTGACAACACGAGTGGCTAAAATGGCTAAAAGTCTAGAGCTTCCTGTTGCACTTCCCACATTGCAAGATATTCAACGTATTGTTTCTATTTTTAGAGAGTTAAGAATGGGGGTTACAGAAGACGGTAGAATAAAAATTAAATCGCCTTCAAGTACAATGAGTACCGCCGAAGCAATATCTGTAGTGAATAGCGGTTTGTCTCTATCCGCATATTTTGGAGACGGAAAATTAAATTCTCATGATATAGCCTCTAGTTTAATTGGAGCTATTGTTAAAGACCCAATTCAGGACAAAGTAATTTGGGAAGATTATTTAGATACAGTTGTAAAACCTCGTGAAGGGTGGAAAGATATTTATAGAGCTTGCAAAGAGGTTTCTCTTTAA
- a CDS encoding DUF5682 family protein, which translates to MAVHILGIRHHGVGSAKRVQQRLEELKPDMVLVEGPPELTELFSVASHKDLKPPVAILVYDENEPSNATFYPFAEFSPELIAIKYASENRIPVKAIDLPAGIRMKQAQLKSKREEKEPLKEEIASPVFVNPMAYIAEAAGFADSEAWWEYQFEQSGAIDGSAVQHFEAVQLVMKSLRDEGIVSHLDQENEFREAYMRQIIRETQQDMYETIVVVCGAWHGPALEAISSWDEKDTKILNKLPKSQTNVGVAWIPWTNSRLSLYSGYGAGLTSPGWYEHRWLTQENIEVSWLTKVAKAFRKEGIDISTAHIMETYRLAEALAALRKKSRITLNELNEAVQTVMCMGEPILFKLIEEHIIVGDKIGAIPDDVPKIPLQLDFESRAKSLRLNITNLSKKYDLDLRKPLDLKRSIFFHQLQLLGITWARPTYSRTKGTFKESWELIWNPEMLITILDNAYFGNTVTLACNAKVVQSIQEEKLISGLTKLLNDCIPAELFSAIDAILHRISDESALATDTRDIMIALPGMIQIIKYGDVRKSDVGELQSILDRLFHKTCLTLANSCYGLDEESSNAMFEHIGAVHNGIKILEDLDKEDQWCEALESVLKKDGVHFVIVGCTVRLLLDNQRLTEDASRKLLSYYLTATNEAQEVAFWLEGFLRGSGLILIYDHLIWNLLYEWVETLGRDVFIALLPTLRRAFSKFEYGERRQIGNKAKKGYDSQQTEVKVVNSNFDDELASSILPAIQDFLGV; encoded by the coding sequence ATGGCGGTACATATTTTAGGAATACGGCATCATGGAGTGGGCTCTGCAAAAAGAGTGCAACAACGCTTAGAAGAATTAAAGCCAGATATGGTTTTGGTAGAAGGTCCTCCGGAACTCACTGAGCTTTTTTCAGTGGCTTCTCATAAAGATTTGAAACCTCCTGTTGCTATTTTAGTTTATGATGAAAATGAGCCCTCAAATGCTACCTTTTATCCCTTTGCAGAATTTTCTCCAGAATTGATAGCCATTAAATATGCAAGTGAAAATAGAATCCCCGTCAAAGCTATAGATTTACCTGCAGGGATACGTATGAAGCAGGCTCAGTTAAAAAGTAAAAGAGAAGAGAAAGAGCCTTTAAAAGAAGAAATAGCATCTCCTGTTTTTGTAAATCCAATGGCTTACATTGCTGAGGCAGCTGGTTTTGCAGATAGTGAAGCATGGTGGGAGTATCAATTTGAGCAAAGCGGTGCTATAGATGGTTCTGCAGTACAACATTTTGAAGCAGTTCAACTGGTGATGAAATCTCTAAGGGATGAAGGAATTGTTTCTCATTTAGATCAGGAAAATGAATTTCGGGAAGCTTATATGCGCCAAATTATACGTGAGACACAGCAAGACATGTATGAAACTATTGTGGTAGTTTGTGGAGCATGGCATGGACCAGCTTTGGAAGCTATAAGTAGTTGGGACGAAAAAGATACTAAGATTTTAAATAAGCTGCCAAAGTCTCAAACAAATGTAGGGGTAGCTTGGATACCTTGGACAAATTCAAGGCTTTCCTTATATTCTGGATATGGAGCAGGGTTAACTTCCCCTGGTTGGTATGAACATAGGTGGTTGACTCAAGAAAATATAGAGGTAAGTTGGCTAACCAAGGTGGCTAAGGCCTTTCGGAAAGAAGGAATAGATATTTCTACAGCTCATATCATGGAGACATATCGGCTGGCAGAAGCATTAGCTGCTCTTCGAAAAAAATCGCGAATTACATTAAATGAACTAAACGAAGCCGTGCAAACAGTTATGTGCATGGGAGAACCTATACTGTTCAAGTTAATTGAAGAACACATAATAGTAGGTGACAAAATAGGTGCTATTCCGGATGATGTACCTAAAATTCCTCTACAATTGGATTTTGAAAGTCGCGCTAAATCACTTCGATTAAACATTACTAATCTTAGTAAAAAGTACGATTTAGATTTAAGAAAGCCATTAGATTTAAAAAGGAGCATATTCTTTCATCAATTGCAATTGCTAGGGATAACTTGGGCAAGACCTACATATAGTAGAACCAAGGGAACGTTTAAAGAAAGCTGGGAGTTGATTTGGAATCCAGAAATGCTTATTACCATTTTAGATAATGCTTATTTTGGAAATACGGTAACACTTGCCTGTAATGCGAAAGTGGTACAGTCTATACAGGAGGAAAAACTCATTTCCGGTCTCACTAAATTATTGAATGATTGTATTCCTGCAGAACTTTTTTCTGCAATTGATGCTATTCTTCATAGAATTAGTGACGAATCTGCCTTGGCAACAGATACAAGAGATATTATGATTGCCTTACCAGGGATGATTCAAATTATAAAATATGGTGATGTAAGAAAATCAGATGTTGGTGAACTACAAAGTATATTGGATAGGCTCTTTCATAAAACATGTTTGACGTTAGCAAATTCATGTTATGGGTTAGACGAAGAAAGTTCTAATGCGATGTTTGAGCATATTGGAGCGGTCCATAATGGAATTAAAATACTAGAAGATTTAGATAAGGAAGACCAATGGTGCGAGGCATTGGAAAGTGTGTTAAAGAAAGACGGTGTACATTTTGTTATCGTAGGGTGTACGGTGCGCCTATTGTTAGATAATCAACGTTTGACAGAAGATGCTTCAAGAAAATTATTGTCCTATTATTTAACGGCAACAAACGAAGCGCAAGAAGTTGCCTTTTGGTTAGAAGGTTTTTTAAGAGGAAGTGGCCTGATATTAATCTATGATCATTTGATATGGAATTTGCTTTATGAGTGGGTTGAAACTTTAGGGAGAGATGTCTTTATTGCTTTATTGCCAACATTAAGAAGAGCATTTTCAAAATTTGAATACGGGGAGCGTAGACAAATTGGGAATAAGGCAAAGAAGGGTTATGATAGTCAACAGACAGAAGTTAAAGTGGTAAATTCAAATTTTGATGATGAGTTGGCTTCTTCAATATTGCCCGCTATTCAAGATTTTTTAGGAGTATAA
- a CDS encoding VWA domain-containing protein: MKPNQETLEKWRMILGSGEADGIGVSLDDQLSSIDVALTALYDFDKKQIFDYDEVKGKGSLGTSNPQVARWLGDIRKYFPQSVVKVLQNDAMKNPELKRKMMFEPEILAQAEADIHLVATLMELGKLIPDKTKETARGVVKKVVDELMQKLEQKTISSITGAIDRASINRRPRYKEINWNTTIRKNLKHYLPEYKTIIPVERIGYGRKSKRSMKDIVLCLDQSGSMGTSVVYSGIFGAVMASIPNVTTRMLVFDTQVADLTEDLTDPVDLLFGVQLGGGTDINLALQKVQSVISKPSETIVVLITDLYEGGNEKEMLRRAEELVASGVQVICLLALNDEGSPYYDTGNAKRFSEIGIPVFACTPDKFPDLMSAAIRKDDIIQWASKNNIVS, from the coding sequence ATGAAACCAAATCAAGAAACACTAGAAAAATGGAGAATGATTCTCGGAAGCGGAGAAGCAGATGGTATTGGAGTGTCATTAGATGATCAATTAAGTAGTATTGATGTTGCATTAACTGCTTTGTATGATTTTGATAAAAAACAAATTTTTGATTACGATGAGGTAAAAGGAAAAGGTTCTTTGGGAACGTCTAATCCACAAGTTGCTCGTTGGTTAGGCGATATAAGAAAATATTTTCCACAATCTGTAGTCAAGGTTTTACAGAATGATGCCATGAAAAACCCAGAGCTCAAACGCAAAATGATGTTTGAACCTGAGATATTGGCGCAAGCAGAAGCAGATATTCATTTGGTAGCAACATTAATGGAGTTAGGAAAATTGATTCCGGACAAAACAAAAGAGACGGCAAGGGGAGTTGTTAAAAAAGTGGTAGATGAGTTAATGCAAAAGTTGGAGCAGAAAACCATATCTTCCATCACAGGAGCTATTGATAGAGCTTCCATTAATAGACGTCCTCGGTATAAAGAAATTAATTGGAATACTACAATTCGTAAAAACTTAAAACATTATTTACCAGAATATAAAACGATAATTCCTGTGGAACGTATTGGTTATGGGCGAAAATCAAAACGTTCCATGAAAGATATTGTTCTCTGTCTTGATCAAAGTGGTTCCATGGGAACATCTGTTGTGTATTCTGGGATTTTTGGAGCAGTAATGGCTTCTATTCCCAATGTAACGACGCGAATGCTTGTGTTTGATACTCAAGTAGCCGATTTAACAGAAGATTTGACAGATCCTGTAGATTTGTTGTTTGGTGTACAGCTAGGTGGTGGTACAGATATAAATTTGGCCCTTCAGAAAGTGCAGAGTGTTATTTCTAAACCGAGTGAAACAATAGTCGTATTAATTACTGATCTGTATGAAGGTGGTAATGAAAAGGAAATGTTGAGAAGAGCCGAGGAGCTTGTGGCATCAGGAGTGCAGGTAATTTGCTTATTGGCATTGAATGATGAAGGAAGCCCTTATTATGATACGGGTAATGCGAAACGATTTTCAGAAATAGGGATACCAGTTTTTGCATGTACGCCCGATAAGTTTCCTGACTTAATGTCTGCTGCGATTAGAAAAGATGATATTATACAATGGGCAAGTAAGAATAATATTGTCTCCTAA